In Spirosoma pollinicola, the genomic window GCGTGTATACACCGGATGGTATATTGGAATGCAGCCCGTCTATCGTTAATTGTCAACAGGCTCGTATTCTTCCATTGGTTTATCCGGCTATCCCACAAGCCACTATGGTTATGCATATTGCCACCAATATGTCGCCCGATGGCATCCATGTGGCATCGGGAATAATAACCACGAAAGGATATATTGTATTAGTCAGTGAACTAACGAGAGTATCAGACGGCAAAGGCGACCACTATGAATTGCACAACGGAAAGGTGGTTGCAGGGGGCTCGGATGGATTTGATTTTTCGGCATTCAGACCCAAAATAGATGGAGCCGGAGAAGTGAAAAGTTTTGCTGACGGCGGAAAGTCGCTCATTGATCTCGCCCTGTTTGAAGGTAATAACTACGACTTAGCCAAGATTGACCTTACCAATGGCAAGGTGACTCGTCTCACGAAACATTTCAGCTATGACGAAGGTACCTATCCCTCACCCGATGGCAACTGGGTCATTTTTCAAACCCATAGGCACACCACTCGCATGGATGCTTTTGGTCTAATTCCTCGACCCCTTATTGCCGGATTGCCGCAAGCAGCCGGTGTTGCCATGCAGCGAAATGCAGAGCATGAAGGCAATCCTAAGGCAACACGCTTTTACGGGCTTACCATGGTGGACAAATATGGCGACCGAGCCAGGTTACCTGAAGAAGGCTATACGGGCATAAATCTGATGACCGACAAAGATGATTTTACGCTTTATCATCATTTGGGAAATTTTGCCTGGCACCCGTCCAGTACACATGGCATTTTTTGGGAACAAAAAGATCCTAAAACCGTAAAAGAGGGCGAATCAACCGGGCGGCTTCGTATGCTTCGATTTACATCCAGAAAGCCCACAAAACCCTTAACCCCAGTTGTACCTGTTATCAACTGGGCACCTGACCTGAAGGATTTTAAATGGATCACCCCAACCTACCCGGAACAGGGAATTCTGAAAGGAAAAGTCGCTGGTTATGCTGAAATCAGCACAGTAAAACCAGCACAGGGGTCATCCGATGAACCTCGACGAGTCATTAGATACGTTGACTTTACGGATGATGGTGTTTATATTTTAAATGGTACCGAGTCATCAACAGTCGGTACAGGGGGGTATACTAAGCCTGTATCCTGGGACGCTGATATAAACGTCAGCGGCAAGCAAACCGGGTTTTTAAAAGCCCAAAACGTAAGGTTCAGCGTAACCAGCACGTCATCCGGGACGATTCAGGCAGAACTTGGTAAACACAACGTTGAGGTTGACCTGTCTCGTGGCATTCCGACCGGTGTACCGGGTGTACTTCGGTAGGTTCGTACGCTGACAATAGCCCCTGTGTACGGTCTACCCCCAGGTTGGAAAGAGTAGTATTCAGCGTACCACGTCCAGGCATACCCGGGCTCGACTACTCCCCTCGTGACTGACAAGCGGCTACCAGGTTTG contains:
- a CDS encoding TolB family protein, with amino-acid sequence MKMASCLIGVYLAAALLWANTVGFSQTVTNQSQNYSIIPKLPSPPRPEPFTVSTIPLPTNVVESDLVNYLPDGKHIIAEVHFAGKKKGDIAVMNEDGSDFKCLTCELKEEIGGEMPVPLPDGKRVYTPDGILECSPSIVNCQQARILPLVYPAIPQATMVMHIATNMSPDGIHVASGIITTKGYIVLVSELTRVSDGKGDHYELHNGKVVAGGSDGFDFSAFRPKIDGAGEVKSFADGGKSLIDLALFEGNNYDLAKIDLTNGKVTRLTKHFSYDEGTYPSPDGNWVIFQTHRHTTRMDAFGLIPRPLIAGLPQAAGVAMQRNAEHEGNPKATRFYGLTMVDKYGDRARLPEEGYTGINLMTDKDDFTLYHHLGNFAWHPSSTHGIFWEQKDPKTVKEGESTGRLRMLRFTSRKPTKPLTPVVPVINWAPDLKDFKWITPTYPEQGILKGKVAGYAEISTVKPAQGSSDEPRRVIRYVDFTDDGVYILNGTESSTVGTGGYTKPVSWDADINVSGKQTGFLKAQNVRFSVTSTSSGTIQAELGKHNVEVDLSRGIPTGVPGVLR